In Halobaculum sp. XH14, a single genomic region encodes these proteins:
- the endA gene encoding tRNA-intron lyase, producing MDGTLRDDVVVVSGDARQRFHDARGYGRARGPDVTLARIEAAHLLYRGDLETVDGMAFREFFTRSVERGERFAARFLTYADLRERGFYVAPDRDRWPGESADPLPDLTVFERGEKPGGDVAYRVRVVGEREELPARDLAGLTLAVVDEESEVTYFACEAGGGFDGDTEYDLPDSLDSDLLEDRVVCWDPPGSLYGSAFYGQPVAGRDAAVVAGLQLSLLEAADLAERGTLSLDADAVIERGRKVEGDRFDRRLTVYRRLRDRGVVPKTGYKFGADFRTYDAVESVEALPHSEALVRVVAPDHRFHPRDLALDVRLAGGVRKRMVFALAGDDSVAYLTVARLTP from the coding sequence ATGGACGGCACGCTCCGCGACGACGTCGTGGTCGTCTCCGGCGACGCCCGCCAGCGGTTCCACGACGCGCGCGGCTACGGCCGGGCGCGCGGCCCCGACGTGACGCTGGCCCGGATCGAAGCGGCACACCTGCTGTACCGCGGCGACCTCGAGACGGTCGACGGGATGGCGTTCCGCGAGTTCTTCACCCGCTCGGTCGAGCGCGGGGAGCGGTTCGCCGCCCGGTTTCTCACCTACGCCGACCTGCGCGAGCGCGGCTTCTACGTCGCGCCCGACCGCGACCGCTGGCCCGGCGAGAGCGCCGACCCGCTCCCGGACCTCACCGTGTTCGAACGGGGCGAGAAACCCGGCGGCGACGTGGCCTACCGGGTTCGCGTGGTCGGCGAGCGTGAGGAGCTTCCGGCCCGCGACCTCGCCGGCCTGACCCTCGCGGTCGTCGACGAGGAGAGCGAGGTGACGTACTTCGCGTGCGAGGCCGGCGGCGGCTTCGACGGCGACACCGAGTACGACCTCCCCGATTCGCTCGACTCGGACCTGCTGGAGGACCGCGTCGTCTGCTGGGACCCGCCGGGGTCGCTGTACGGGTCGGCGTTCTACGGCCAGCCCGTCGCCGGCCGGGACGCCGCCGTCGTGGCGGGGCTCCAGCTCTCCTTGCTCGAAGCCGCCGACCTCGCTGAACGCGGGACCCTCTCGCTCGACGCGGACGCCGTGATCGAGCGCGGCCGGAAGGTCGAGGGCGACCGGTTCGACCGCCGGCTGACCGTCTACCGGCGCCTGCGCGACCGGGGCGTCGTCCCCAAGACGGGCTACAAGTTCGGCGCGGACTTCCGCACGTACGACGCCGTCGAGTCGGTCGAGGCGCTCCCGCACTCGGAGGCGCTGGTCCGTGTCGTCGCGCCCGACCACCGGTTCCACCCGCGGGACCTCGCGCTCGACGTGCGACTGGCCGGCGGCGTGCGGAAGCGAATGGTTTTTGCGCTGGCCGGCGACGACTCGGTCGCGTACCTGACGGTCGCACGACTCACCCCATGA
- a CDS encoding phenylalanine--tRNA ligase subunit alpha codes for MPRSPAEVALLEAASATDAKTVEQLAAETDLKPETVTRAAFELRDEGLVAVEEATETTATVTEEGRRYAADGLPEVRLYRAAVDAGADDDPVSMGQVIGASGLEGPEVDIALSNYSRKGYGEIDAGNVTASADAPVRTAEDKEKTTLELLAGNADDGDEVPEWEADVIEQLDRRGLVEVSERTVRSVTLTDEGVTALMEGVEAAETADRLTPELLTSGEWEDAEFSAYNVEADAPEIEGGRKHVLRGMADRVTDVLVGMGFREMDGPHADADFWINDCLFMPQDHPARTHWDRFALDVPPVRELPEQLVDRVEAAHREGVGEDGDGYHSPWSEEFARAIALRGHTTSLSMRYLSGYADADFGGEGGPPQRTDIEPPQRYFSVEKVYRNDTLDATHLLEFFQIEGWVMAETLSVRDLMGTFEEFYRQFGIEDVRFKPHYNPYTEPSFELFGTHPETGEEIEIGNSGMFRDEVLDTLGVDCDVMAWGLALERLAMLTTGAEDIRDLHGTLADIEFLRTAEVTY; via the coding sequence ATGCCACGCTCACCTGCGGAGGTCGCGCTGCTGGAGGCCGCCAGCGCGACCGACGCGAAGACCGTCGAACAGCTCGCCGCGGAGACCGACTTGAAGCCGGAGACGGTCACCCGCGCCGCCTTCGAACTCCGGGACGAGGGGCTCGTCGCCGTCGAGGAGGCGACCGAGACGACCGCGACGGTCACCGAGGAGGGACGACGGTACGCCGCGGACGGGCTGCCCGAGGTCCGGCTCTACCGGGCCGCGGTCGACGCCGGAGCCGACGATGACCCCGTCTCGATGGGGCAAGTCATCGGTGCGTCGGGGCTCGAGGGGCCGGAAGTCGACATCGCGCTCTCGAACTATTCGCGGAAGGGGTACGGCGAGATCGACGCCGGGAACGTCACCGCCTCGGCGGACGCGCCGGTTCGGACCGCCGAGGACAAGGAGAAGACCACCCTCGAACTGCTCGCGGGGAACGCCGACGACGGCGACGAAGTTCCCGAGTGGGAGGCTGACGTGATCGAGCAACTCGACCGCCGCGGGCTCGTCGAGGTGTCCGAACGGACCGTCCGCTCGGTGACGCTCACCGACGAGGGCGTGACGGCGCTGATGGAGGGCGTCGAGGCCGCCGAGACCGCCGACCGCCTGACGCCCGAGCTGCTGACGTCGGGCGAGTGGGAGGACGCCGAGTTCTCGGCGTACAACGTCGAGGCCGACGCGCCCGAGATCGAGGGCGGTCGGAAACACGTCCTCCGCGGGATGGCCGACCGCGTGACGGACGTGCTCGTCGGCATGGGGTTCCGCGAGATGGACGGCCCGCACGCCGACGCGGACTTCTGGATCAACGACTGCCTGTTCATGCCCCAGGACCACCCGGCACGGACCCACTGGGACCGCTTCGCACTCGACGTGCCGCCGGTGCGCGAACTGCCCGAGCAACTGGTCGACCGCGTCGAGGCCGCCCACCGCGAGGGCGTCGGCGAGGACGGCGACGGCTACCACTCGCCGTGGTCCGAGGAGTTCGCGCGGGCGATCGCGCTGCGGGGCCACACCACCTCGCTGTCGATGCGTTACCTCTCGGGGTACGCGGACGCCGACTTCGGCGGCGAAGGGGGGCCGCCTCAGCGCACCGACATCGAGCCGCCACAGCGGTACTTCTCCGTCGAGAAGGTGTACCGCAACGACACCCTCGACGCCACGCACCTGCTGGAGTTCTTCCAGATCGAGGGGTGGGTGATGGCCGAGACCCTCTCGGTCCGGGACCTGATGGGCACCTTCGAGGAGTTCTACCGGCAGTTCGGCATCGAGGACGTCCGGTTCAAGCCCCACTACAACCCATACACGGAGCCGAGCTTCGAGCTGTTCGGCACCCACCCCGAGACGGGCGAGGAGATCGAGATCGGCAACTCGGGGATGTTCCGCGACGAGGTGCTGGACACGCTCGGGGTCGACTGCGACGTGATGGCCTGGGGGCTCGCGCTCGAACGGCTCGCCATGCTCACGACCGGGGCCGAAGACATCCGCGACCTGCACGGCACGCTCGCGGACATCGAGTTCCTGCGGACCGCGGAGGTGACCTACTGA
- a CDS encoding tryptophan--tRNA ligase gives MTSDDSAPDGGTTGEEQGGASDDGGVALDPWGSATVGDYRNLFEEFGIEEFDEIIDRVPDPHYLMRRGVIFGHRGYDAVADAMRKGDEVAALSGFMPTGDPHIGHKLVFDELIYHQEHGADTYGLIADLEAHSARGMTWAEIDEHARDYLLSLIALGFDAEAGTLYRQSTNRELQDLAFELGAKARFAEFEGIYGFDGGTSVSHMQSVVTQMADILYPQLVDGPKPTVIPVGPDQDPHVRFSRDIAARMRYFRVTEAFASFELTDAQRRVVAVAYDDREAYAADPETPRCEEAAEYLRNARGDDASDVGAADEVVDATIGKLANGGKEPLRPRLRFLDRNATDGAFEALIDAVPGEKRVFEAHVDAFEMDRAAAEELAREVELDHDGYGFVAPSSIYHRFMTGLTGGKMSSSDPASHISLLDDPEDGYDKVKAATTGGRETAEKQRELGGRADECPVYELYAYLLAGDDDEFAEAVYEECVGGERLCGDCKEQAAGLMREFLAEHQEKREEAEELLADLDVDLDVDASRRGVAPSAEE, from the coding sequence ATGACGAGCGACGATTCCGCCCCCGACGGGGGCACGACCGGCGAGGAACAGGGCGGCGCGAGTGACGACGGCGGCGTCGCGCTCGACCCCTGGGGCTCGGCGACCGTCGGCGACTACCGGAACCTGTTCGAGGAGTTCGGCATCGAGGAGTTCGACGAGATCATCGACCGCGTGCCCGACCCCCACTACCTCATGCGCCGGGGGGTCATCTTCGGCCACCGGGGGTACGACGCCGTCGCCGACGCGATGCGAAAGGGCGACGAGGTCGCTGCCCTCTCGGGGTTCATGCCGACCGGCGACCCGCACATCGGGCACAAGCTGGTGTTCGACGAACTGATCTACCACCAGGAGCACGGCGCGGACACCTACGGGCTCATCGCGGACCTGGAGGCCCACTCGGCCCGCGGGATGACCTGGGCGGAGATCGACGAGCACGCGCGGGACTACCTGCTCTCGCTCATCGCGCTCGGCTTCGACGCCGAGGCGGGGACGCTGTACCGCCAGTCCACCAACCGGGAGCTCCAGGACCTCGCGTTCGAACTCGGCGCGAAGGCCAGGTTCGCGGAGTTCGAGGGCATCTACGGCTTCGACGGCGGCACCTCCGTCTCGCACATGCAGTCGGTCGTCACCCAGATGGCCGACATCCTCTACCCGCAACTGGTGGACGGGCCGAAGCCGACCGTGATCCCGGTCGGCCCGGACCAGGACCCGCACGTCCGCTTCTCGCGGGACATCGCCGCGCGGATGCGCTACTTCAGGGTGACCGAGGCGTTCGCCAGCTTCGAGCTGACCGACGCCCAGCGCCGCGTCGTGGCGGTCGCGTACGACGACCGCGAGGCGTACGCCGCGGACCCGGAGACGCCCAGATGTGAGGAGGCCGCCGAGTACCTCCGGAACGCTCGCGGCGACGACGCGTCGGACGTCGGCGCGGCCGACGAGGTCGTGGACGCGACGATCGGGAAGCTGGCGAACGGCGGGAAGGAGCCGCTCCGCCCCCGGCTCCGCTTCCTCGACCGCAACGCGACCGACGGGGCGTTCGAGGCGCTGATCGACGCGGTCCCGGGCGAGAAGCGCGTCTTCGAGGCCCACGTCGACGCGTTCGAGATGGACCGCGCGGCCGCCGAGGAGCTCGCCCGCGAGGTCGAACTCGACCACGACGGCTACGGGTTCGTCGCGCCCTCGTCCATCTATCACCGGTTCATGACCGGCCTGACGGGCGGGAAGATGTCCTCCTCGGATCCCGCGTCCCACATCTCGCTGCTCGACGACCCCGAGGACGGTTACGACAAGGTGAAGGCCGCGACCACCGGCGGCCGCGAGACGGCCGAGAAGCAGCGCGAACTCGGCGGAAGGGCGGACGAGTGCCCCGTCTACGAGCTGTACGCCTACCTGCTGGCCGGCGACGACGACGAGTTCGCCGAGGCGGTGTACGAGGAATGCGTCGGCGGCGAGCGCCTCTGTGGCGACTGCAAGGAGCAGGCCGCCGGGCTGATGCGCGAGTTCCTCGCGGAGCACCAGGAGAAACGCGAAGAGGCCGAGGAACTGCTCGCGGACTTGGACGTCGACCTCGACGTCGACGCGAGCAGGCGCGGCGTCGCGCCGAGCGCCGAGGAGTAG
- the uvrB gene encoding excinuclease ABC subunit UvrB — MSESQGPLSPDRPGLDRPLRVDAPFDPAGDQPEAIEQLVEGYRQGMDKQTLLGVTGSGKTNTVSWVTEGLDRPMLVLAHNKTLAAQLYEEFKNLFPDNAVEYFVSYYDYYQPEAYVEQTDTYIDKEMSLNEEIDRLRHSATRSLLTRDDVIVVASVSAIYGLGDPANYREMSLELAVGEEIGRDELLARLVDLNYERNDVDFQQGTFRVRGDTVEVFPMYGRYAVRVELWGDEIDRMTKVDPMQGEVQSQEPAVMIHPAEHYSIPEQRLEAAMAEIEDLMEKRVRKFERDGDLVAAQRIEERTTFDLEMLREAGYCSGIENYSVHLSNRESGDAPYTLLDYFPDDFLTVIDESHQTIPQIKGQFAGDKSRKDSLVENGFRLPTAYDNRPLTFEEFEEKTDRTLYVSATPGDYEREHSEQVVEQIVRPTHLVDPEVEVTSATGQVDDLMDRIDERIEREERTLVTTLTKRMAEDLTEYLEEAGVDVAYMHDETDTLERHELVRSLRLGDIDVLVGINLLREGLDIPEVSLVAILDADQEGFLRSETTLVQTMGRAARNVRGEVVLYADDTTDSMSAAIEETQRRRRIQREFNEEHGYEPRTIEKEIGETNLPGSKTDTSGIAGEDVADGEEAQARIQALEERMQEAANNLEFELAADIRDRVQKLRAEYDLAREEEGIAPPDPGIEDDRF, encoded by the coding sequence ATGAGCGAATCGCAGGGGCCGCTGTCGCCGGACCGTCCGGGGCTGGACCGTCCCCTCCGCGTCGACGCGCCGTTCGACCCGGCGGGCGACCAGCCGGAGGCCATCGAACAACTGGTGGAGGGATACCGGCAGGGCATGGACAAGCAGACGCTGCTCGGCGTGACCGGATCGGGGAAGACGAACACCGTCTCGTGGGTCACCGAGGGGCTCGACCGGCCGATGCTCGTCCTCGCGCACAACAAGACCCTCGCCGCACAGCTGTACGAGGAGTTCAAGAACCTCTTCCCGGACAACGCCGTCGAGTACTTCGTCTCCTACTACGACTACTACCAGCCGGAAGCGTACGTCGAGCAGACGGACACGTACATCGACAAGGAAATGTCGCTGAACGAGGAGATCGACCGGCTGCGCCACTCGGCCACCCGATCGCTGCTCACCCGCGACGACGTCATCGTCGTCGCCTCGGTCTCGGCAATCTACGGGCTGGGCGATCCGGCCAACTACCGCGAGATGTCGCTGGAACTCGCGGTCGGCGAGGAGATCGGCAGGGACGAGCTCCTCGCCAGGCTGGTGGACCTGAACTACGAGCGCAACGACGTGGACTTCCAGCAGGGTACGTTCCGTGTCCGGGGCGACACGGTCGAGGTCTTCCCGATGTACGGCCGCTACGCCGTCCGCGTCGAGCTCTGGGGCGACGAGATCGACCGGATGACGAAAGTCGACCCGATGCAGGGCGAGGTCCAGTCCCAGGAGCCGGCCGTGATGATCCACCCGGCGGAGCACTACTCCATCCCCGAGCAGCGCCTGGAGGCTGCCATGGCGGAGATCGAGGACCTGATGGAGAAACGCGTCCGGAAGTTCGAGCGCGACGGCGACCTCGTCGCCGCCCAGCGCATCGAGGAGCGCACCACGTTCGACCTGGAGATGCTTCGGGAGGCGGGCTACTGCTCGGGCATCGAGAACTACTCGGTCCACCTCTCGAACCGCGAGTCGGGCGACGCGCCCTACACCCTGCTGGACTACTTCCCGGACGACTTCCTCACGGTGATCGACGAGTCACACCAGACGATCCCGCAGATCAAGGGCCAGTTCGCGGGCGACAAGTCGCGGAAGGACTCGCTCGTCGAGAACGGATTCCGGCTCCCGACCGCCTACGACAACCGGCCGCTCACCTTCGAGGAGTTCGAGGAGAAGACCGATCGGACCCTCTACGTCTCCGCGACGCCGGGCGACTACGAGCGCGAGCACTCCGAGCAGGTCGTCGAGCAGATCGTCCGCCCGACCCACCTCGTGGACCCCGAGGTCGAGGTCACCTCCGCGACGGGACAGGTCGACGACCTGATGGACCGCATCGACGAGCGCATCGAGCGCGAGGAGCGCACGCTCGTCACGACGCTCACCAAGCGGATGGCGGAGGACCTCACGGAGTACCTCGAGGAGGCCGGCGTCGACGTCGCGTACATGCACGACGAGACGGACACGCTCGAACGACACGAACTCGTCCGGTCGCTCCGCCTCGGCGACATCGACGTGCTCGTCGGCATCAACCTCCTCCGGGAGGGGTTGGACATCCCCGAGGTGAGCCTCGTCGCCATCCTCGACGCCGACCAGGAGGGATTCCTCCGCTCGGAGACGACGCTCGTCCAGACGATGGGTCGGGCCGCGCGGAACGTCCGTGGCGAGGTCGTCCTCTACGCCGACGACACGACCGACTCCATGTCGGCGGCGATCGAGGAGACGCAACGCCGCCGTCGGATCCAGCGCGAGTTCAACGAGGAGCACGGCTACGAGCCCCGAACGATCGAGAAGGAGATCGGCGAGACGAACCTCCCCGGCTCGAAGACCGACACCTCCGGAATCGCGGGCGAGGACGTCGCCGACGGGGAGGAAGCCCAGGCGCGCATCCAGGCGCTCGAGGAGCGCATGCAGGAGGCCGCGAACAACCTGGAGTTCGAACTCGCGGCCGACATCCGGGACCGGGTCCAGAAACTGCGGGCCGAGTACGACCTGGCGCGCGAGGAGGAGGGGATCGCCCCGCCCGACCCCGGAATCGAGGACGACAGGTTCTAG
- a CDS encoding magnesium transporter — protein sequence MTEEWTVRRISRAMVPLLLVLTVVELGSGLVLSAFEERLLSAPSLLVLLPVTIGTAGNLGSVLASRLSTAFHLGTLSFSPTDDDLAGNALATVALALTLFPAVGLGAWALAGLTGSTALPPGTVLLIAVSSGVTLAVLAVAVTLTATYAAYRLSLDPDDVVIPVVTNVCDVLGVLVLFAAVLAFAP from the coding sequence ATGACCGAGGAGTGGACCGTCCGGCGCATCTCGCGGGCGATGGTGCCGCTGCTGCTCGTGCTCACGGTCGTGGAACTCGGCTCCGGGCTGGTGCTGAGCGCGTTCGAGGAGCGCCTGCTGTCGGCCCCGTCGCTGCTCGTCCTCCTCCCGGTGACCATCGGCACCGCCGGGAACCTCGGGTCGGTGCTCGCCTCCCGGCTCTCGACGGCGTTCCACCTCGGCACGCTGTCGTTCTCGCCGACCGACGACGACCTGGCCGGCAACGCGCTTGCGACGGTCGCGCTCGCGCTGACGCTGTTCCCGGCCGTGGGGCTCGGCGCGTGGGCGCTGGCCGGGCTCACCGGCTCGACCGCGCTCCCGCCCGGGACCGTCCTCCTGATCGCGGTGAGTTCGGGCGTCACGCTCGCCGTGCTGGCGGTGGCGGTGACGCTGACGGCGACGTACGCGGCCTACCGGCTCTCGCTCGACCCGGACGACGTGGTCATCCCCGTCGTGACGAACGTCTGTGACGTGCTCGGCGTGCTGGTGCTGTTCGCGGCCGTGCTGGCGTTCGCGCCGTAG
- a CDS encoding MATE family efflux transporter: MLDVSSEDITEGSLGKALAYLSIPIVAQQLALVAQQVIDVFWIGRLSGDAVAAVGLVMPVLGIFAAGTMAVFLGSQIVVSQRIGSGDVPGSRRAAFHGLVGAGAVGVTLAAVTNAVALDITRLFDPGETVASLAAIYLGTMVFSYTISGMSDAMEAAFVGSGDSRTPLVVNLVAVVVNVVLDPFLMFGWWRFDAYGIAGAAYATLVAYAVGLAIALAVAVSGRGGFTLTRDAVGIEATEFRELVDVGGPKAAQESARQVARLVMVAVISTTGGGAALAAYTVGARISTVAFVPAAAVGSAGTTLVGQNLGADRPERATRATWLGVGVGAIGVGVLGIVQWFVPGLLAEVFVPGISGETLAYTVAYLQILALGYWALGAIYTVEAGFNGAGKTKISMYSTMLQYWAVRVPVAAVLAFALSFGALGAFWAVTLSNAVAAVGLCAYFRYTTDGGMLDRAAAAATGSDAAN; the protein is encoded by the coding sequence ATGCTCGACGTCTCATCGGAGGACATCACCGAGGGCTCGCTGGGGAAAGCCCTCGCGTACCTCTCGATACCGATCGTCGCCCAGCAGCTCGCGCTCGTCGCACAGCAGGTGATCGACGTGTTCTGGATCGGCCGGCTGAGCGGCGACGCCGTCGCGGCGGTCGGGCTCGTGATGCCGGTTCTTGGCATCTTCGCGGCCGGCACCATGGCCGTCTTTCTGGGGAGCCAGATCGTCGTCTCCCAGCGGATCGGCTCGGGCGACGTCCCCGGGTCGCGCCGCGCCGCCTTCCACGGGCTCGTCGGCGCGGGCGCGGTGGGGGTGACGCTCGCGGCCGTCACGAATGCCGTCGCGCTCGACATCACACGGCTGTTCGACCCCGGCGAGACCGTCGCCTCGCTCGCCGCGATCTATCTGGGGACGATGGTCTTTTCCTACACGATCAGCGGGATGAGCGACGCGATGGAGGCCGCGTTCGTCGGGTCGGGCGACTCGCGGACGCCGCTCGTCGTGAACCTCGTCGCCGTCGTCGTCAACGTCGTGCTCGACCCGTTCCTGATGTTCGGCTGGTGGCGCTTCGACGCCTACGGCATCGCCGGCGCGGCCTACGCGACGCTCGTCGCCTACGCGGTCGGACTCGCCATCGCGCTCGCGGTCGCCGTCTCCGGGCGCGGCGGGTTCACGCTGACGCGCGATGCGGTCGGCATCGAGGCGACCGAGTTCCGTGAACTCGTCGACGTCGGCGGCCCGAAGGCCGCCCAGGAGAGCGCGCGGCAGGTCGCCAGGCTCGTCATGGTTGCCGTCATCTCGACCACCGGCGGCGGCGCGGCGCTGGCGGCCTACACCGTCGGCGCGCGGATCTCGACGGTCGCGTTCGTCCCGGCGGCCGCGGTCGGCTCCGCCGGGACGACGCTCGTCGGCCAGAACCTGGGAGCCGACCGGCCCGAACGAGCGACCCGGGCGACCTGGCTCGGCGTCGGCGTCGGCGCGATCGGCGTCGGCGTGCTGGGGATCGTTCAGTGGTTCGTCCCGGGCTTGCTCGCCGAGGTGTTCGTGCCCGGAATCTCGGGCGAGACGCTGGCGTACACGGTTGCGTACCTCCAGATCCTCGCGCTCGGCTACTGGGCGCTCGGGGCGATCTACACCGTCGAGGCCGGCTTCAACGGCGCCGGTAAGACGAAAATCTCGATGTACTCCACGATGCTCCAGTACTGGGCGGTCCGCGTCCCGGTGGCCGCTGTCCTCGCGTTCGCGCTGAGCTTCGGCGCGCTGGGGGCGTTCTGGGCGGTCACGCTCTCGAACGCCGTCGCCGCGGTCGGCCTCTGTGCGTACTTCCGCTACACGACGGACGGCGGGATGCTCGACCGCGCTGCGGCGGCCGCGACCGGCTCGGACGCGGCGAACTGA